In the Deinococcus ficus genome, one interval contains:
- a CDS encoding V-type ATP synthase subunit A: MTQNKQGVVQSIAGPAVIADGMYGAKMYDIVRVGKERLVGEIIRLDGNTAFVQVYEDTAGLTVGEPVETTGLPLSVELGPGMLNGIYDGIQRPLDKIREASGDFIARGIEVSSLDRTKQWDFTPSVQAGDTISGSGILGTVPEFSFTHKILTPPDKGGKIKWIAPAGSYNIDETIAELEDGTKLRLAHYWPVRAPRPVAKKLDPSLPFLTGMRILDVLFPLVMGGAAAIPGPFGSGKTVTQQSVAKYGNADIVVYVGCGERGNEMTDVLVEFPELVDPKTGGPLMHRTILIANTSNMPVAAREASVYTGITLAEYFRDQGYSVSLMADSTSRWAEALREISSRLEEMPAEEGYPPYLGAKLSAFYERAGTVNTLAGENGAVSVIGAVSPAGGDMSEPVTQATLRITGAFWRLDAGLARRRHFPAINWNGSYSLFTPVLESWYRQNIGQDFPELRQRVQNLLQQEASLQEVVQLVGPDALQDNERLIIEAGRMLRQDFLQQNGYDAVDASSSMPKNYGLMKMFLKFYDEAEAGLRSGLTIDEIIQNPVVEKLARARYVHENEFMAYGEGVMDELDQTFKGVKA, encoded by the coding sequence ATGACGCAGAACAAGCAAGGCGTCGTGCAGAGCATCGCCGGACCCGCCGTGATTGCGGACGGGATGTACGGTGCGAAGATGTACGACATCGTGCGCGTGGGCAAGGAACGCCTCGTGGGCGAGATCATCCGCCTCGACGGCAACACCGCCTTCGTGCAGGTGTACGAGGACACCGCCGGCCTGACCGTCGGTGAACCCGTGGAAACCACTGGCCTGCCCCTGTCCGTGGAACTCGGGCCCGGCATGCTCAACGGCATTTACGACGGCATTCAGCGCCCCCTGGACAAGATCCGCGAGGCGTCCGGCGACTTCATCGCCCGCGGCATCGAAGTCAGCAGCCTGGACCGCACCAAGCAGTGGGACTTCACGCCCAGCGTGCAGGCCGGCGACACCATCAGCGGCAGCGGGATCCTGGGCACCGTGCCTGAATTCAGCTTCACCCACAAGATCCTGACCCCCCCCGACAAGGGCGGTAAGATCAAGTGGATCGCCCCGGCCGGCAGCTACAACATCGACGAGACCATCGCCGAACTCGAAGACGGCACCAAGCTGCGCCTCGCCCACTACTGGCCGGTGCGCGCGCCCCGTCCCGTCGCCAAGAAACTCGACCCCAGCCTGCCGTTCCTCACCGGGATGCGCATCCTGGACGTCCTGTTCCCCCTGGTCATGGGCGGCGCCGCCGCGATCCCCGGTCCGTTCGGGAGCGGCAAGACCGTCACCCAGCAGAGCGTGGCGAAGTACGGCAACGCCGACATCGTGGTGTACGTGGGCTGCGGCGAACGCGGCAACGAGATGACCGACGTGCTCGTCGAGTTCCCGGAACTGGTCGACCCCAAGACCGGCGGACCGCTGATGCACCGCACCATCCTGATCGCCAACACCTCCAACATGCCCGTGGCCGCCCGCGAAGCCAGCGTGTACACCGGCATCACCCTCGCCGAGTACTTCCGCGACCAGGGCTACAGCGTGTCCCTGATGGCCGACAGCACCAGCCGCTGGGCCGAGGCGCTGCGTGAAATCTCCAGCCGCCTGGAAGAAATGCCCGCCGAAGAAGGCTACCCGCCCTACCTGGGCGCCAAGCTCAGCGCCTTCTACGAGCGCGCGGGCACCGTGAACACCCTCGCCGGCGAGAACGGCGCGGTCAGCGTGATCGGCGCCGTGAGCCCCGCCGGCGGCGACATGTCCGAGCCCGTCACCCAGGCCACCCTGCGCATCACCGGCGCCTTCTGGCGCCTCGACGCCGGCCTGGCGCGCCGCCGCCACTTCCCCGCCATCAACTGGAACGGCTCCTACAGCCTGTTCACCCCGGTGCTGGAAAGCTGGTACCGCCAGAACATCGGCCAGGACTTCCCCGAACTGCGCCAGCGCGTGCAGAACCTCCTGCAGCAGGAAGCCAGTCTGCAGGAAGTCGTGCAGCTGGTCGGCCCGGACGCCCTGCAGGACAACGAGAGATTGATCATCGAGGCCGGCCGCATGCTCCGCCAGGACTTCCTGCAGCAGAACGGCTACGACGCCGTGGACGCCAGCAGCAGCATGCCGAAGAACTACGGCCTGATGAAGATGTTCCTGAAGTTCTACGACGAAGCCGAAGCGGGGCTGCGCAGCGGCCTCACCATCGACGAAATCATCCAGAACCCCGTCGTGGAGAAACTCGCCCGCGCCCGCTACGTGCACGAGAACGAGTTCATGGCCTACGGCGAGGGCGTCATGGACGAACTCGACCAGACCTTTAAGGGAGTGAAAGCGTGA
- a CDS encoding V-type ATP synthase subunit B — MTLLQKEYNDVAYISGPLLFVNAASDLAYGAIVNIKDASGKMRGGQVISVTDKNAVIQVFEETRGLDLATASVSLVEDVARLGVSKEMVGRRFDGLGRPIDGLPEVVAEKRLNINGQAMNPAARAKPEEFIQTGISTIDVNTSLIRGQKLPIFSGSGLPHNELAAQIARQAKVPGHEGDFAVVFAAMGLTQREVSFFTQEFERTGALARSVLFLNKADDPAVERLLTPRMALTTAEYLAFEHGYHVLVILTDLTNYCEALREIGGAREEIPGRRGFPGYMYTDLANLYERAGVVDGKPGSVTQIPILSMPDDDITHPIPDLTGYITEGQIVVDRTLNSKGVFPPINPLPSLSRLQGNGIGKGKTRADHKNISDQLFAAYANGLDLRKLVAITGEDALTETDKLYLKFADDFEQYFIGQGNQDRSIEDSLTVAWGILSKLPQSQLTRISKDAIDKFYGQKMDEMWKGSRSASI, encoded by the coding sequence GTGACCCTTCTCCAGAAGGAATACAACGACGTCGCGTACATCTCCGGTCCGCTGCTGTTCGTGAACGCCGCCAGCGACCTCGCGTACGGCGCCATCGTGAACATCAAGGACGCCAGCGGCAAGATGCGCGGCGGCCAGGTCATCAGCGTGACCGACAAGAACGCCGTCATCCAGGTGTTCGAAGAAACCCGCGGCCTCGACCTCGCCACCGCTTCCGTGAGCCTCGTCGAAGACGTGGCCCGTCTGGGCGTCAGCAAGGAAATGGTCGGCCGCCGCTTCGACGGCCTGGGCCGCCCCATCGACGGCCTGCCCGAAGTGGTTGCGGAAAAGCGCCTGAACATCAACGGCCAGGCCATGAACCCTGCCGCCCGCGCCAAACCCGAGGAGTTCATCCAGACCGGGATCAGCACCATCGACGTGAACACGTCCCTGATCCGCGGCCAGAAACTCCCGATCTTCAGCGGCAGCGGCCTCCCGCACAACGAACTCGCCGCGCAGATCGCCCGCCAGGCCAAGGTGCCCGGCCACGAGGGTGACTTCGCCGTGGTGTTCGCCGCGATGGGCCTGACCCAGCGCGAAGTGAGCTTCTTCACCCAGGAATTCGAACGCACCGGCGCCCTGGCCCGCAGCGTGCTGTTCCTGAACAAGGCCGACGACCCCGCGGTCGAGCGCCTGCTCACCCCCCGCATGGCGCTCACCACCGCCGAGTACCTCGCGTTCGAGCACGGCTACCACGTGCTGGTCATCCTGACCGACCTCACGAACTACTGCGAGGCGCTGCGCGAGATCGGCGGGGCCCGTGAAGAGATCCCCGGCCGCCGCGGCTTCCCCGGCTACATGTACACCGACCTGGCGAACCTGTACGAGCGCGCCGGCGTGGTGGACGGCAAGCCCGGCTCGGTCACGCAGATCCCGATCCTGTCGATGCCCGACGACGACATCACCCACCCCATCCCCGACCTGACCGGCTACATCACCGAAGGGCAGATCGTGGTGGACCGCACCCTGAACTCCAAGGGCGTGTTCCCCCCCATCAACCCCCTCCCCAGCCTCAGCCGACTCCAGGGCAACGGCATCGGCAAGGGCAAGACCCGCGCCGACCACAAGAACATCAGCGACCAGCTGTTCGCCGCGTACGCCAACGGCCTGGACCTGCGCAAACTGGTGGCCATCACCGGTGAAGACGCGCTGACCGAAACCGACAAGCTGTACCTGAAGTTCGCCGACGACTTCGAGCAGTACTTCATCGGCCAGGGCAACCAGGACCGCAGCATCGAAGACAGCCTGACCGTCGCCTGGGGCATCCTCAGCAAGCTCCCCCAGAGCCAGCTCACCCGCATCAGCAAAGACGCCATCGACAAGTTCTACGGACAGAAGATGGACGAGATGTGGAAGGGCAGCCGCAGCGCCAGCATCTGA
- a CDS encoding V-type ATP synthase subunit D, with protein sequence MAGQISPTRSAMLASKASLKTASGGADLLKRKRDALIGEFFALVKDALAAREELSGVSKGAYTSLFGAKAWDSPEAVESLSLAGTGDYAVDMEIESVYGVKVPRINIPERARQANFSPINVGARTIQAATDFGGVMDAIVRVAATETKLRRIGEEIKKTSRRVNALEQVVIPGIEDDIRFIRSVLDQREREAGFTQKKIKAKIEQKAEEAREAAAAQSHGSAAD encoded by the coding sequence ATGGCAGGACAGATCAGCCCCACCCGCAGCGCCATGCTGGCCAGCAAAGCCAGCCTGAAAACCGCCAGCGGCGGCGCGGACCTCCTGAAGCGCAAACGCGACGCCCTCATCGGCGAATTCTTCGCCCTGGTCAAGGACGCCCTGGCCGCCCGCGAGGAACTCAGCGGCGTGAGCAAGGGCGCCTACACCAGCCTGTTCGGCGCGAAAGCCTGGGACAGCCCCGAAGCCGTCGAGAGCCTCTCGCTGGCCGGCACCGGCGACTACGCCGTGGACATGGAGATCGAGAGCGTGTATGGCGTGAAGGTGCCCCGCATCAACATCCCCGAACGCGCCCGGCAGGCGAACTTCAGCCCGATCAACGTCGGCGCGCGCACCATCCAGGCCGCCACCGACTTCGGCGGCGTGATGGACGCCATCGTCCGCGTCGCCGCGACCGAAACGAAGCTGCGCCGCATCGGCGAGGAGATCAAGAAAACCTCCCGGCGCGTGAACGCGCTGGAACAGGTCGTGATCCCCGGCATCGAGGACGACATCCGCTTCATCCGCAGCGTGCTCGACCAGCGCGAACGCGAGGCCGGCTTCACCCAGAAGAAGATCAAGGCCAAGATCGAGCAGAAGGCCGAGGAAGCCCGCGAGGCCGCCGCCGCGCAGAGCCACGGCAGCGCCGCCGACTGA
- a CDS encoding phosphohydrolase: MTVPEGWALLEGVRAFALPHYRAPDRAYHDDGHVRVMLTALGVRGVLTPALALAVWGHDVVYDARRHDNEARSADLMDDWLAAKQAPASVRARVSSMILATRHAEAPATQEEALLVDADLGILGASPGLFAAYDAAIRREYAHVPDAAYRPARRAVLQGFLDRPRLYVTPEFADLEAQARMNLQGAVAALAD; this comes from the coding sequence GTGACCGTGCCGGAAGGCTGGGCGCTGCTGGAGGGCGTCCGGGCGTTCGCGCTGCCGCATTACCGCGCGCCGGACCGGGCGTACCACGATGACGGGCATGTCCGCGTCATGCTCACGGCGCTGGGCGTGCGGGGGGTGCTCACGCCGGCGCTGGCGCTGGCCGTGTGGGGCCATGATGTGGTTTATGACGCCCGGCGCCACGACAACGAGGCCCGCAGCGCCGATCTGATGGACGACTGGCTGGCCGCGAAACAGGCACCGGCGAGCGTTCGGGCGCGGGTGAGCTCCATGATTCTCGCCACTCGGCACGCGGAAGCACCGGCCACGCAGGAGGAGGCCCTGCTGGTGGACGCCGACCTGGGCATCCTGGGCGCATCGCCGGGGCTGTTCGCGGCGTACGACGCGGCCATCCGCCGGGAGTACGCGCACGTCCCGGACGCGGCGTACCGGCCGGCCCGGCGGGCGGTGCTGCAGGGGTTTCTGGACCGGCCGCGGCTCTACGTCACTCCGGAATTTGCTGACCTGGAGGCCCAGGCGCGCATGAATCTGCAGGGCGCGGTGGCGGCCCTGGCGGACTGA
- a CDS encoding YwbE family protein gives MPPLRSQVQPGFTVDIVQKQDQPTGKLTRGVVAQLLTRSPSHPHGIKVRLTSGQVGRVQAVITGDGA, from the coding sequence ATGCCGCCTCTCCGTTCACAGGTCCAGCCGGGATTCACGGTGGACATCGTGCAGAAGCAGGACCAGCCCACCGGGAAGCTGACGCGCGGGGTGGTCGCGCAGCTGCTCACCCGTTCACCCTCGCACCCGCACGGCATCAAGGTGCGGCTCACGTCCGGGCAGGTGGGGCGCGTGCAGGCGGTAATCACCGGGGACGGCGCGTGA
- a CDS encoding class I SAM-dependent methyltransferase, translated as MALPSRPASARAPLTLAQRSNFFPLTAWGYAWWRARSLSLLSGAPFSLEREARLFRVLAAPQPGERWLDAGTSAGFYAGVLAGAGCRVVALDLSPAMLRVAREREPSERITWQVGNVETLGVPEERFDGVAVGATLNETARPAVFLRALEAQLRPGGRLWLMYAAPAGGPVSRLLGRLGGLSFPDAAWVQGQLPGCTLVHAARFGAVQVMLLRREEGAEVG; from the coding sequence ATGGCTCTCCCGTCCCGGCCGGCTTCTGCGCGTGCGCCGCTCACGCTGGCGCAGCGCAGCAACTTCTTCCCGCTGACGGCCTGGGGGTATGCGTGGTGGCGGGCGCGGTCGCTGTCGTTGCTGTCCGGGGCGCCGTTCTCGCTGGAGCGGGAGGCGCGGCTGTTCCGGGTCCTCGCGGCGCCGCAGCCCGGGGAGCGGTGGCTGGACGCGGGCACCAGCGCGGGTTTCTACGCGGGGGTGCTGGCGGGCGCGGGCTGCCGGGTGGTGGCCCTGGACCTGAGTCCCGCGATGCTGCGGGTCGCCCGGGAGCGGGAACCCTCCGAACGGATCACGTGGCAGGTGGGGAACGTGGAGACGCTGGGGGTCCCGGAGGAGCGCTTTGACGGTGTGGCGGTGGGCGCCACACTGAACGAGACGGCCCGGCCGGCCGTCTTTCTGCGGGCACTGGAGGCGCAGTTGCGCCCGGGGGGGCGCCTGTGGCTGATGTACGCGGCCCCGGCGGGTGGGCCGGTGTCGCGGCTGCTGGGGCGGCTGGGCGGCCTGAGCTTCCCGGACGCCGCGTGGGTGCAGGGGCAGCTGCCCGGGTGCACGCTGGTGCATGCGGCGCGGTTCGGGGCGGTGCAGGTCATGCTGCTGCGGCGGGAGGAGGGGGCGGAGGTCGGGTAG
- the purF gene encoding amidophosphoribosyltransferase: MIFDPATDKPQDECGVFGMYSAPPLDLAWFTYLGLFALQHRGQEAAGMCVSDGERFHVEKDLGLVTQVFDERRLDSVRLPNAKVSIGHVRYSTTGSNLRFNAQPLTTRTNKGILGLAHNGNFVNALEVRSEMLSQGALFQTTNDSEVMLNLIARESDLDLIEATAAAMKRLKGGYACVLMSRTQLIGFRDPHGVRPLVIGQREDGAWVLASEPCALYAVGAKLIRDVQPGELVWFDRTGLHSLTVDAKAPTPCSFEWIYFARSDSRLDDVDTHESRIRMGVQLAKENPVHADVVVPVPDSGIGAAIGYARESGIPFDYGLYKNPYAGRTFIAPTQEARELKVKMKLSPTSAVKGKRVILVDDSIVRGTTSRQIVNLLREAGATEVHFRVSSPPITHPCFYGIDTAARKELVASTHSIDEIRQLIGADTLTFISEQGLRDAIGGPGLCSACFTGNYPAGTPLLNDVDKLALEV; encoded by the coding sequence GTGATCTTCGACCCCGCCACCGACAAACCCCAGGACGAGTGCGGCGTGTTCGGCATGTACTCCGCGCCGCCCCTGGACCTGGCATGGTTCACGTACCTGGGCCTGTTCGCCCTGCAGCACCGCGGGCAGGAAGCAGCCGGCATGTGCGTCAGCGACGGGGAACGGTTCCACGTGGAAAAAGACCTGGGCCTGGTCACCCAGGTGTTCGACGAGCGCCGCCTGGACAGCGTGCGCCTCCCCAACGCCAAGGTCAGCATCGGCCACGTGCGCTACAGCACCACCGGCAGCAACCTGCGCTTCAACGCCCAACCTCTGACCACCCGCACCAACAAGGGCATCCTCGGCCTGGCCCACAACGGCAACTTCGTCAACGCCCTGGAAGTCCGCAGCGAGATGCTCTCCCAGGGCGCGCTGTTCCAGACCACCAACGACAGCGAAGTCATGCTCAACCTCATCGCCCGCGAGAGTGACCTCGACCTCATCGAGGCCACCGCCGCCGCCATGAAACGCCTCAAGGGCGGGTACGCCTGCGTCCTGATGAGCCGCACCCAGCTCATCGGCTTCCGCGACCCCCACGGCGTGCGCCCCCTCGTCATCGGCCAGCGCGAGGACGGCGCCTGGGTGCTCGCCAGCGAACCCTGCGCCCTGTACGCCGTCGGCGCGAAACTTATCCGCGACGTGCAACCCGGCGAACTCGTCTGGTTCGACCGCACCGGCCTGCACAGCCTCACCGTGGACGCCAAGGCCCCCACGCCCTGCTCCTTCGAATGGATCTACTTCGCCCGGTCTGACAGCCGCCTGGACGACGTGGACACCCACGAAAGCCGCATCCGCATGGGCGTCCAGCTCGCCAAGGAAAACCCCGTCCACGCCGACGTGGTCGTCCCCGTGCCCGACAGCGGCATCGGCGCCGCCATCGGCTACGCCCGCGAGAGCGGCATTCCCTTCGACTACGGCCTGTACAAGAACCCCTACGCCGGCCGGACCTTCATCGCCCCCACCCAGGAAGCCCGCGAGCTGAAGGTCAAGATGAAACTCTCCCCCACCAGCGCCGTGAAAGGCAAACGCGTCATCCTGGTGGACGACAGCATCGTGCGCGGCACCACCAGCCGCCAGATCGTGAACCTCCTGCGCGAAGCCGGCGCCACCGAAGTGCACTTCCGCGTGTCCAGCCCCCCCATCACCCACCCGTGCTTCTACGGCATCGACACCGCCGCCCGCAAGGAACTCGTCGCCAGCACCCACAGCATCGACGAGATCCGGCAACTGATCGGCGCGGACACCCTCACTTTCATCAGCGAACAGGGCCTGCGCGACGCCATCGGCGGCCCCGGCCTGTGCTCCGCCTGCTTCACCGGCAACTACCCCGCCGGCACACCCCTCCTGAACGACGTGGACAAACTCGCCCTGGAAGTGTAA
- the purL gene encoding phosphoribosylformylglycinamidine synthase subunit PurL, which produces MTTPSTPSLRDRAGTFGLTAEEFDLATSQMGREPNALEAAIIGAMWSEHCGYKNSRPLFRHFPTTGPQVLQGPGENAGVVDIGDGWGVAFKMESHNHPSAVEPVQGAATGVGGILRDIFAMGARPFAVLDSLRFGNPDSPRTRFLVNGVVDGIAHYGNAIGVPTVGGEVTFHPSYQENPLVNVMALGIMRHEDLAKGTMGAVGNQIVYVGSKTGRDGLGGAVFASADLSDASQADRPAVQVGDPFMEKLLLEATLEAIQAGVVAGVQDMGAAGLVSSTCEMAYRAELGITMDLDKVPTREEGMVPMELCLSESQERMILVPVPGREQELHDLLAKWELDVVTIGQVESHNNYRLTWKGEVVCDLPVALLNEAPKYTREGVESDEIKAKREADLSGVPVPADLGAVLVDLLAHPTIASKRPIFERYDHQVMTNTVVVPGAADAAVMRVKGSGMGVAATSDCNPRFVYLDPYTGAAAAVAEAARNLACVGATPLAITDNLNFGNPHRLDVYYQLQQAVQGIADACRALNTPVTGGNVSLYNQYVEEGRTVAIHPTPTIGMVGVLPDVTRRATLNLKAAGQTLILLGEHASDIGASHYLETVHGQEAGRVPTLDLTREAKVIEGTLSLIRAGLTDTAHDCAEGGLAVALAEMAIAGNLGVRVQLEASEGTRADALLYGEAHGRVIVAVPDAGAAEATLRDLGVPFSRLGETVDAHSVTIALPNQHVHLSVNLDTLRHAWERPLKDILA; this is translated from the coding sequence ATGACCACCCCCAGCACCCCCAGCCTGCGTGACCGGGCCGGCACGTTCGGCCTGACCGCCGAAGAATTCGATCTCGCGACCTCCCAGATGGGCCGCGAGCCCAACGCCCTGGAAGCCGCGATCATCGGCGCGATGTGGTCCGAGCACTGCGGGTACAAGAACAGCCGCCCGCTGTTCCGGCACTTCCCCACCACCGGCCCGCAGGTCCTGCAGGGCCCCGGCGAGAACGCCGGCGTGGTGGACATCGGGGACGGGTGGGGCGTGGCGTTCAAGATGGAAAGCCACAACCACCCCTCGGCCGTGGAGCCCGTGCAGGGCGCCGCGACCGGCGTGGGCGGCATCCTGCGCGACATCTTCGCGATGGGCGCGCGGCCCTTCGCGGTGCTGGACAGCCTGCGCTTCGGGAACCCCGACAGCCCCCGCACCCGCTTCCTGGTGAATGGCGTGGTGGACGGCATCGCGCACTACGGCAACGCCATCGGCGTGCCCACCGTGGGCGGCGAGGTCACCTTCCACCCCAGCTACCAGGAAAACCCCCTGGTGAACGTGATGGCGCTGGGCATCATGCGCCACGAGGACCTCGCGAAGGGCACCATGGGCGCGGTCGGGAACCAGATCGTGTACGTGGGTTCCAAGACCGGCCGGGACGGCCTGGGCGGCGCGGTGTTCGCCTCCGCCGACCTGAGCGACGCCTCGCAGGCGGACCGCCCGGCCGTGCAGGTGGGCGACCCCTTCATGGAAAAACTGCTGCTGGAAGCCACCCTGGAGGCCATCCAGGCGGGCGTGGTGGCGGGCGTGCAGGACATGGGCGCCGCCGGGCTGGTCAGCAGCACCTGCGAGATGGCGTACCGCGCCGAGCTGGGCATCACCATGGACCTGGACAAGGTTCCCACCCGCGAGGAAGGCATGGTCCCCATGGAACTGTGCCTCTCGGAATCGCAGGAACGCATGATCCTGGTGCCCGTGCCCGGCCGTGAACAGGAACTGCACGACCTGCTGGCGAAATGGGAACTGGACGTCGTGACCATCGGGCAGGTGGAGTCGCACAACAACTACCGCCTGACCTGGAAGGGCGAGGTCGTGTGCGACCTGCCGGTGGCGCTGCTGAACGAGGCGCCCAAGTACACCCGGGAAGGCGTGGAATCCGACGAGATCAAGGCCAAGCGCGAGGCGGACCTCAGCGGCGTGCCGGTGCCCGCCGACCTGGGCGCGGTGCTGGTGGACCTGCTCGCCCACCCCACCATCGCCAGCAAACGCCCCATCTTCGAGCGGTACGACCACCAGGTCATGACGAACACCGTCGTGGTGCCCGGCGCCGCCGACGCCGCCGTGATGCGCGTCAAGGGCAGCGGCATGGGCGTGGCCGCCACCAGCGACTGCAACCCCCGCTTCGTGTACCTCGACCCCTACACCGGCGCCGCCGCCGCCGTGGCCGAAGCCGCCCGCAACCTCGCGTGCGTGGGCGCCACGCCCCTGGCGATCACCGACAACCTGAACTTCGGCAACCCGCACCGCCTGGACGTGTACTACCAGCTGCAGCAGGCCGTGCAGGGCATCGCGGACGCCTGCCGCGCCCTGAACACACCCGTCACCGGCGGGAACGTCAGCCTGTACAACCAGTACGTCGAGGAAGGCCGCACCGTCGCCATCCATCCCACCCCCACGATCGGCATGGTGGGCGTGCTGCCGGACGTGACGCGGCGCGCCACCCTGAACCTCAAGGCCGCCGGGCAGACCCTGATCCTGCTGGGCGAACACGCCAGCGACATCGGCGCCAGCCACTACCTGGAAACCGTGCACGGCCAGGAAGCCGGACGCGTGCCGACCCTGGACCTGACCCGCGAGGCGAAGGTCATCGAGGGCACCCTGTCCCTGATCCGCGCCGGCCTGACCGACACCGCGCACGACTGCGCCGAGGGCGGCCTCGCCGTGGCCCTGGCCGAGATGGCCATCGCCGGGAACCTGGGCGTGCGCGTTCAGCTTGAGGCGTCCGAAGGCACCCGCGCCGACGCCCTGCTGTACGGCGAGGCGCACGGCCGCGTGATCGTCGCGGTTCCGGACGCCGGGGCCGCCGAGGCCACCCTGCGGGACCTGGGCGTCCCGTTCAGCCGACTGGGCGAGACGGTGGACGCGCACAGCGTCACCATTGCCCTCCCGAACCAGCACGTACACTTGAGCGTGAACCTCGACACCCTGCGCCACGCCTGGGAGCGCCCCCTCAAGGACATCCTCGCGTGA
- the purQ gene encoding phosphoribosylformylglycinamidine synthase subunit PurQ: MKTAVIQFPGSNCDADALHAAQLLLDAEATFVWHTEPALPEGTELVFLPGGFSYGDHLRSGAIAARSPIMQAVKAHAEAGGYVLGVCNGFQVLTEAGLLPGALSRNKDLHFMCRPVHLRVENNATHFTSAYAQGQTIEVPIAHGEGNYYADAATIADLEAQGRVVFRYTDNPNGSLNDIAGIINERGNVLGMMPHPERAVELLLGSEDGRGVFQSLKTVKK, from the coding sequence ATGAAGACTGCTGTGATTCAGTTCCCCGGAAGCAACTGCGACGCCGACGCCCTGCACGCCGCGCAACTGCTGCTGGACGCCGAGGCCACGTTCGTGTGGCACACCGAACCCGCCCTGCCCGAGGGCACCGAACTGGTGTTCCTGCCCGGCGGCTTCAGTTACGGCGACCACCTGCGCAGCGGCGCCATCGCCGCCCGCAGCCCCATCATGCAGGCCGTGAAGGCCCACGCCGAGGCCGGCGGGTACGTGCTGGGCGTATGCAACGGCTTCCAGGTGCTCACCGAGGCGGGGCTGCTGCCCGGGGCGCTCTCGCGCAACAAGGACCTGCACTTCATGTGCCGGCCCGTGCACCTGCGCGTGGAGAACAACGCCACCCACTTCACCAGCGCGTACGCCCAGGGCCAGACCATCGAGGTGCCCATCGCGCACGGCGAGGGCAACTACTACGCCGACGCCGCCACCATCGCCGACCTGGAAGCGCAGGGCCGCGTGGTGTTCCGCTACACCGACAACCCCAACGGCAGCCTCAACGACATCGCCGGCATCATCAACGAGCGCGGCAACGTGCTCGGCATGATGCCCCACCCCGAACGTGCCGTGGAACTCCTGCTGGGCAGCGAGGACGGCCGGGGTGTGTTCCAGAGCCTCAAGACGGTGAAGAAATGA
- a CDS encoding cupin domain-containing protein — MTLPRTVRLQDKFDAFSDHFSPKVIGELNGQHVKAVKFSGEFIWHSHEHEDELFLVTRGTLLMRFRDGEQRVGVGEFIIVPRGVEHLPVALDDEVWVLLFEPATTVNTGTAGGERTVTDLERL; from the coding sequence GTGACCCTGCCCCGGACCGTCAGGCTGCAGGACAAGTTTGACGCGTTCAGCGACCACTTCTCCCCGAAAGTCATCGGGGAACTCAACGGCCAGCACGTCAAGGCCGTCAAGTTCTCGGGCGAGTTCATCTGGCACAGCCACGAACACGAGGACGAACTGTTCCTGGTCACGCGCGGCACGCTGCTGATGCGCTTCCGGGACGGCGAGCAGCGGGTGGGCGTGGGGGAATTCATCATCGTGCCCCGCGGCGTGGAACACCTGCCGGTCGCGCTGGACGACGAGGTATGGGTCCTGCTGTTCGAGCCCGCCACCACCGTCAACACCGGAACGGCGGGCGGCGAACGCACCGTCACCGACCTGGAGAGGTTGTAA
- the purS gene encoding phosphoribosylformylglycinamidine synthase subunit PurS: protein MPKYHAKVFVTLKPSILDPQGRTVERALSHLNHTNVGTVRIGKYIELTLSGERADVEGQLRDITENVLSNPIMEDARWELEELQ, encoded by the coding sequence ATGCCCAAGTACCACGCCAAAGTGTTCGTGACCCTGAAACCCAGCATCCTCGACCCGCAGGGCCGCACCGTGGAACGCGCCCTGTCGCACCTGAACCACACCAACGTGGGGACCGTGCGCATCGGCAAGTACATCGAGCTCACCCTGAGCGGCGAGCGCGCCGACGTGGAAGGGCAGTTGCGGGACATCACCGAGAACGTCCTGAGCAACCCGATCATGGAAGACGCCCGCTGGGAGCTTGAGGAGCTTCAGTGA